Proteins from one Coleofasciculus chthonoplastes PCC 7420 genomic window:
- a CDS encoding ParB N-terminal domain-containing protein has product MQIQQVRLSEIQTVSYSELEPKKLKALENSYDSFETQLNSKSNPIALDRGAGKPYQILDGRHRVYLARKKGYSSVPARFA; this is encoded by the coding sequence ATGCAAATTCAACAGGTAAGATTATCTGAGATTCAAACTGTCTCTTACAGTGAACTAGAACCCAAAAAACTTAAAGCATTAGAAAATAGTTATGATTCTTTTGAGACTCAACTAAACAGTAAAAGCAATCCAATTGCTCTTGATCGTGGTGCAGGTAAACCCTACCAAATCCTAGATGGTAGGCATAGAGTCTATCTAGCCCGCAAGAAGGGGTACAGTTCAGTTCCGGCAAGGTTTGCGTAA
- a CDS encoding alpha/beta fold hydrolase — MTITSNFPIPSATTEFYSWRNYRCAYDYYQPNQASDTPLVLMHPIGVGLSRWFWHRFCQQWYQAGYSQPIYNPDLLGCGDSDMPHVAYHPTDWAQQLNYFLQTVVKKPAIVVVQGAELPVALSLVQLPDASNYVKGLVLSGPPSWAVMTQETSTLKHKLAWNLFDSPFGRLFYRYARRRQFLRSFSSKQLFAEPDDIDEQWLDSLRKGAADTASRHAVFSFLSGFWRQDYQQVIASIQQPTFVVVGEEASSISREGKLETPEQRLDYYIKYFPQGQGCKIPGRNVLPYESTAAFVSVVADWINRIVEI, encoded by the coding sequence ATGACGATTACTTCAAACTTTCCCATCCCGTCAGCAACAACTGAGTTTTACAGTTGGCGTAATTATCGTTGTGCTTACGACTATTATCAGCCGAATCAGGCTAGCGATACACCATTGGTGTTAATGCATCCGATTGGCGTCGGATTATCCCGTTGGTTTTGGCATCGCTTTTGCCAACAGTGGTATCAAGCGGGATATTCTCAACCCATTTATAATCCTGACTTACTCGGATGTGGTGACAGTGATATGCCCCATGTTGCTTATCATCCTACAGATTGGGCGCAGCAGTTAAATTATTTTTTACAGACTGTTGTCAAAAAACCCGCTATTGTGGTGGTGCAAGGTGCAGAATTACCCGTAGCCCTTTCTCTCGTCCAGTTGCCAGATGCATCAAATTATGTCAAAGGATTGGTATTGTCGGGTCCACCGTCTTGGGCTGTAATGACTCAGGAAACCTCTACGTTGAAGCACAAACTTGCCTGGAATCTGTTTGATTCGCCGTTTGGTCGTCTATTCTATCGCTACGCCCGTCGCCGTCAATTTTTACGTTCATTTTCCTCAAAGCAGCTATTTGCTGAACCAGACGATATTGATGAGCAATGGTTAGACAGTCTCAGAAAAGGTGCTGCTGATACCGCTAGTCGCCACGCCGTTTTTTCGTTCTTATCTGGGTTCTGGCGACAAGACTATCAACAGGTTATTGCTTCCATTCAGCAACCGACATTTGTGGTAGTAGGCGAAGAAGCCAGCAGTATCAGTCGCGAGGGTAAATTGGAAACACCTGAGCAACGCTTAGATTACTATATCAAGTATTTTCCCCAAGGTCAGGGGTGTAAAATTCCGGGTCGTAATGTTTTACCTTATGAGTCAACGGCGGCTTTTGTCTCAGTTGTTGCCGATTGGATTAATCGAATAGTAGAGATATAG